The Flavobacterium sp. CBA20B-1 genome includes the window ATAGAGAAGGTAGGTGCTGATAAAGGAAAATTAATTCCTACTGATATCGGAAATATTGTTACCGATTTCTTGGTAAAGAATTTCGCAACTATTTTAGATTATAATTTCACAGCCCGCGTGGAAGGTAGTTTTGATGAGATTGCCGAAGGAAACTTAGATTGGACCAAAATGATGAATGAATTTTACAATCATTTTCATCCCAATGTGATCGATGTGGAAAAAAATGCCGAGCGCGAATCAGGCGAACGTATTTTAGGAAAAGATCCCAAAACAGGAAAACCCGTATTGGTGCGTTTAGGAAAATTTGGTCCTATGGCGCAAATTGGCGATGCTGAAGACGAAGAAAAACAATTCGCAAGTCTAAGTCCTACGCAAAACATTGGAACAATAACCTTAGAAGAAGCCTTAACCTTGTTCTTGTTGCCCAAAAACTTAGGAACCTATCAAGGCGAAACAGTGGAGGTAAACAACGGACGATTTGGCCCGTATGTGCGCTATGCAGATATGTTTGTTTCATTAGCCAAAGGCGAAGAACCGCTAGATGTGAGCCTGGAACGCGCTATTGAATTGATAAAAGAAAAGCAAAAAGCCGATGCGCCTATTGCTATTTATCAAGGATTGCCTGTTCAAAAAGGAGTGGGGCGTTTTGGACCGTTTATCAAATGGAACAATATGTTTATCAACGTAAACAAAAAATACAATTTTGATGCTCTTTCTCAAGCAGATATTGAAGAATTAATCGCAGACAAGCTTCAAAAAGAAAAAGATAAAGTAATTCACGATTTTAAGGAAGAAGGCATTCGTGTAGAAAAAGCACGTTGGGGCAGATCGGTAATCTTGCAAGGAAAAGTAAAGATTGAATTAAGCAAAGATGTAGATGCAGCTGCTTTAACCTTAGAAGAAATTCAAAAACTGATCGAACAAAAAGCTCCAGCAAAAAAGACGGCTGCCAAAAAAGCGACAGCTAAAAAAGCATCAACAAAGAAAACAACAACAAAAAGCACAAAACGTACAACAAAAAAATAGCAACAGATGATGTACGAAATATTAACGCCTATTTCTAAAGAATTAGAACAACTTATCGATACCTTGCCGCAGCATTCCTTAGGAAAAACAATGGCAATTCATAAGCGAAACGCATTTCCTGATCTTGAAAATGTGCAGTTGGCATTGATTACCGTAAACGAAAACCGAGGCAGTTCAGGAACCACCAATCAAGTGGGTTTTGATACGTTTCGAAAAAATTTCTATCAACTTTTTCCTGGTAATTGGACAAAAAAAATGGTAGATTTGGGAACAATTCATGCCGGTGAAACCATTCAAGATACCTATGCGGCCATTAAAATGCTAGTGACCGATTTGTTAAAGCAACATATTGTACCCATTGTTTTGGGAGGATCGCAAGATTTAACTTATGGGCTTTATCGTGGTTATGATGCCATGGAACAAGATGTGAATTTGGTTTGTATTGATAATAAAATAGATGTGGTGAACGATGTGGAAAATCCGTCGGAAAATTTCATGACCCACATTATAATGGATACACCGGCAAATTTGTACAATTTCAGTGTGCTGGGTTATCAAACCTATTTTAATTCGCAAGAAGAAATCGATTTGATAGATAAAATGTATTTTGAAGCCTATCGATTAGGAGAATTGATTACCGATATTAAAATTGCCGAACCGGTTTTGCGTGATGCAGACATTGTAAGTTTAGATATTCATGCGATAAAATCGGCCGATTTAGGATTTTTTTCAGAATTTTTTCCAAACGGTTTTGATGGGCGAGAAATCTGTGCTTTAGCACGTTACGCGGGATTAAGCGACCGTGTAAGTAGCTTTGGAGTTTTTAATATTGATAATATATCAGAAAAAAGTTTGCTAATTACTCAAATTTTATGGTATTTTGTTGAAGGATTTAATTTTAGAATGAATGAATATCCTTATATTAGCAAATCCAGTTACATGAAATACATTGTTCCATTAGAAGAGCAAGAGTTGATTTTTTTTAAAAGCGATGTTTCAGAACGCTGGTGGATCGAAATTAACAGTTTAGTGGATGCTAATCGCAAAGTGTTATTCCCTTGTAGCTATGATGATTACAAGCAATCTTTGCAAAATATCGTACCCGAAAGATGGTGGCGGGCAAACAAAAAACTGCTAGGATAAGAATGTTTAAAATTAAATTGTTAAATATAAATTAAATTTTTTTTTAAGATTTCGTTGTATATTTAAAAATAATTAAATAGGTTTACGCTTTGAATAATTTTTAAAATAAAACCCCAATTAATATATGAAGAAGTTCATTACACTTTCTGCGGTTGCCTCGCTTTTGTTCAGTTGTGGTTCTGGTGACAGAGGAGAACTACTAGATGGAGTACAAGGGAAACGTTGGATTACCGAAAAGCCACAGGGAATGGCTTTTATTCCAGGTGGATCTTTTACAATGGGTAAAACTCACGAAGATTTACTTGGTGCTGAAGATGCCCCTGCACGCACTGTTACAATTGGTTCAATGTACATGGATGAAACGGAAATTACAAACAACCAATACCGTAAGTTTGTAGAGCACGTTAAAGATTCTATTATCAGAACCCGTTTAGCTATTATGGCAGATGAAATGGGTATGGATGCTACTGCAGGTGGAATTGGAGCGTTTGCATTTCAAGAGGTTCAAGATCCATCATTAAATCAAAATCAAACAGCATACGATCGTTATATGTATGATAACTATTACAGTATGGCAATGGATGATGATGAATATGCTGGTCGTCGTTTAAACAAAAAAGCACGATTAATAACAGACCCTCGCCGCTACCCAGACGAATACTATGTAGAGGTGATGGATTCGTTATACATTCCTGCAGACCAAAACTTAAACGGAATGGTTACCTTCGATGTGAATAAGTTAAACTTTAAATATTCTTGGTGGGACGAAAACGCATACATTAATGATTCTTCGAACGAGGTAAGAAACCGTCAGGCTAAATTCCTTAAAACAGAGATTGTAAATGTATATCCGGATACTACTGCTTGGGTTAAAAACTTCAACTATTCCTACAACGAACCAATGTTTAAAGAGTATTTTTGGCATGAAGCGTATGGTGAATATCCAGTAGTTGGTGTTACACATCATCAAGCAAAAGCATTTGCAGCTTGGAGAACATTATACAAAAAAGCATATACATCAGATAGAAACATGGATCATAACTTATATGAATACCGCGTTCCAAGTGAATCTGAATGGGAATATGCAGCTCGTGGAGGTCTAAAAAGCGCAATGTATCCTTGGGGTGGTCCTTACACCACTGATGAAAAAGCTTGTTTCTTAGCAAACTTTAAACCAGATAGAGGTGATTATGCAATAGATGGTGCATTATACACAGCAGAAGCACGTTCATACAAGCCAAATGGTTATAATCTTTATAATATGGCGGGTAACGTAGCAGAATGGACAGATTCGTCTTATGATGAAGAAAGTTATATTTTACAATCTAGCTTAAAGCCAAAAGGAAGAACAACATCAAACCCAATGAAAGTGGTTCGTGGAGGTTCATGGAGAGATCCAAGTTATTTCCTACAAGTAGCAACTCGCGATCGCGAAAATGCAGATTCAGCACGTTGTTATATCGGTTTTAGAACGGTTGTTTCAGCTCCAGGTCCAGGATTGTTAAACGAGGCAAATACTCCTCAAAGTGGAAGAAACGCAAAATAATTTATACTTAAACATTTAACTAACTAAAATTAAATATTATACAAGATGGCTATACCTAAAAAAGTAATGAATTTCTGCTACGGTATGGGAGCAGCAGTTGTAATCGTAGGTGCATTATTTAAAATCACACATATGGAATTAGGACCTTTAAACGGTAATAATATGTTAACTGTAGGTCTATTAGTAGAAGCATTAATCTTCGCAATTTCAGCTTTTGAACCAGTTGATGAAGATTTAGATTGGGCAAGAGTGTACCCTGAATTAAAAGGCGGAGAGCCTCGTGCAATGCAAGTTGCAGGAAATGTAGGAGTAACTGGTACGGTTTCAACTTCTGCAGTTGGTGGATCTTCATCTTCTCAAAGATCAACAGCTCCTGCTTATGCAGCAGCGTCTGTATCTTCTCAACCAGCGGTTGCACAACCAACAATGGAAAGAAGTTTATTATCTGAAAAATTAGATAATATTTTGAAAGAAGCTAAAATCGATGGAAACTTAATGGAAAGTTTACGCGACAGTATTAAAAACTTTGAATCGGCAGCAAAAGGAATTGCTCCAACTGTTGATGCAGTTGCTTCTTCAAACAGATATGCAGAAGAAATGGCTACGGCGGCTTCTCAATTAGAAACTTTAAACACCATGTATAAAGTACAATTAGAGAGCGCTACTAAAAATGCAGACATCAACAGAGAGGTTGCTGAAAACAACTTGAAATTGAAAGAGCAAATGATGTCATTAACATCTAATTTATCTACATTAAATGCAGTTTATGGTGGAATGTTGTCTGCTATGGGAAAAACAGCTAATTAGTATTAACTCTTAAAAAAATCTAATTAGATATGGCATCTGGAAAACAAACCCCTAGACAAAAGATGATTAACCTGATGTATCTTGTGTTCATCGCTATGATGGCTCTAAATATGTCAAAAGAAGTGTTAACCGCTTTTGGATTAATGAATGAAAAGTTTGAATCAGCAAATGCAAATGCTGAGGATACAAATAAAGTATTACTTGCAGGTTTGGCGATGAAAGCCGAAGATGAGCCTGCACGTTATACCGATCCTTATGAAAAGGCAAAACAAGTTGAAAAGCTTTCTACAGAATTTTATAATTATATAGGTTCTTTAAAAGGCGATGCAACTAAAGGCTTTGAAATTGACTCGGAAACAAAAAAATTGCCTTACGAGCAAATGGACAAAGGTCAAACAATTGACTATGGTTGGTTTGAAGGTGAAGGATTATCTGCAAAAGGTAAAGAAATCATGGGACGTATTGCAAAATACAAATCTGATTTTAAAGCTATTGTAGGAAACGATGTGAAGTATAAATTTCTTGTTGAAGATATAGAGAAGAGATTTAATACAAGTGCTGTTAAGAATAAAGATGGAAAAGATATTCCTTATTTAGATTATCACTTTAAAGGTTATCCAGCAGTTTCTTCTTTGGCTTATTTATCATCAATGCAAAACGATGTGCGCCAATTAGAACATGAAGCATATAACTTATTTCTTGGAAACTCTTTAAAGCAAGCTGCTTCAATGAAGAATTATCAAGCAATGGTTATTCCTGATAAAGCAGTTTATTACCAAGGAGAACCTATCAAGTATAAAGTAGTATTAGGTCGTTATGATACTTCAACTGTTCCAACTTCGGTTGTTGTAAATGGAGCAACTATTCCTCAATCAAGAATTAAAGCAGGTCAGGTAGAAGGAACTTCTACTGCGTCTGGCTTAGGAGAACATAAATTTACAGGTAAATTTACGTTTATGGAAGATGGAGAACCGATTGTAGTAGATATCTTAAACTCTAACTATATGGTGGTTAGCCGTCCAAGTTCTGCAACCATTTCAGCAGATAAAATGAATGTAGTTTACATTGGATTAGACAACCCTATCTCTATTACTGTGGAAGGAATCACATCTGATAAAGTAACTGCTTCTGCTACAAATGGAACTTTGAAGAAAATTGGAAATGGAAAATTTATGTTTACTCCAAGTGCTGGTAAAGAAGCTGTAATTACTGCAACAGGTACTATGCCTGATGGAAAAGCAATTACATCTAAGCAAGTATTTAGAATCAGACCATTGCCACGTCCTCGTGGATTAATTCGTGGAGAACCTGACGCGAAAGGACCTGCAAGCAATCTAGCTCAAGTTTCAATTAGCGCCAAGATGGAGGATTTTGAATTTGAAACGAATTTAAGAGTGACTCAATATACAATTGTATTTCCTGGAATGGGTTCTGAAGTTGTAAATGGTGGGGGGGCTTTGACTCCATCTGCACAAGCTAAAGCAAACCGTTTGCGTCCTGGTGATGTAGTTCGTATTGTTAACATAAAAGCTAAATTAGTTGAAAATCCGAATGTAGTTATTAAAGATCCTACTAATGCTACATTCACAATTCAATAATAAAATTCGAGTTTATGAAAAATATTAAGAATTTATTTTTAACGGCTTGTGCACTAATTGTTTCAGGTGCAACCTTTGCACAGAACAATATTTTAAATGCACAGTCGCCTAATGAGATTGGTGATGAATCAATCGAAGAAATCTATGCAAAGGCTGATGGACCTATACCTTATGAGTATGTGAACGATCGCGATATTATTTTTCAGAAAAAAGTGTGGGAAGTATTGCCTTTAGACCAAAGACAAAATTTGGTTTATTATTTTCCAATGGAAGAAACCATGGATCGCAAACCATTATGGAACATTTTAAAAGATGCCGTAATGAATAAAAAGATCAATGAAGTGTATGAAGACGAGAATTTTAAGTTTAAATTAAATATAAAAGACTTAGAATCTAAATTCATGCGAAAGGATACAACTGAGATTGGTAAAGAGCAATTAATGTTAGAGGGTAAAATTGATGAGCAGTATATGTATACTACTGTAATTAGACCTAGTGATGTTAAAGAATACCGGACAATGGGTATGTGGTATTTAGACCGCAATGCAGGAGAATTAAAATACCGTTTGTTAGGTTTAGCACCAGTTGTAACAGATATTGCTACTAAAGGAGAAGAGTTTGAACAAGCTGTTCCTTTATTCTGGATTTTCTTCCCAGATGCTCGAGATGTCTTATACAATTCGTATGCTTATAATGAGAAAAATCCGGCTATGAAGATTAACTTTGACTACCTATTCAATGCACGTAAATTCTCTAGTACAATTTATAAGGCGGACAATATTTATGGAGACAGAAA containing:
- a CDS encoding formimidoylglutamase; translation: MMYEILTPISKELEQLIDTLPQHSLGKTMAIHKRNAFPDLENVQLALITVNENRGSSGTTNQVGFDTFRKNFYQLFPGNWTKKMVDLGTIHAGETIQDTYAAIKMLVTDLLKQHIVPIVLGGSQDLTYGLYRGYDAMEQDVNLVCIDNKIDVVNDVENPSENFMTHIIMDTPANLYNFSVLGYQTYFNSQEEIDLIDKMYFEAYRLGELITDIKIAEPVLRDADIVSLDIHAIKSADLGFFSEFFPNGFDGREICALARYAGLSDRVSSFGVFNIDNISEKSLLITQILWYFVEGFNFRMNEYPYISKSSYMKYIVPLEEQELIFFKSDVSERWWIEINSLVDANRKVLFPCSYDDYKQSLQNIVPERWWRANKKLLG
- the porK gene encoding type IX secretion system lipoprotein PorK/GldK, whose translation is MKKFITLSAVASLLFSCGSGDRGELLDGVQGKRWITEKPQGMAFIPGGSFTMGKTHEDLLGAEDAPARTVTIGSMYMDETEITNNQYRKFVEHVKDSIIRTRLAIMADEMGMDATAGGIGAFAFQEVQDPSLNQNQTAYDRYMYDNYYSMAMDDDEYAGRRLNKKARLITDPRRYPDEYYVEVMDSLYIPADQNLNGMVTFDVNKLNFKYSWWDENAYINDSSNEVRNRQAKFLKTEIVNVYPDTTAWVKNFNYSYNEPMFKEYFWHEAYGEYPVVGVTHHQAKAFAAWRTLYKKAYTSDRNMDHNLYEYRVPSESEWEYAARGGLKSAMYPWGGPYTTDEKACFLANFKPDRGDYAIDGALYTAEARSYKPNGYNLYNMAGNVAEWTDSSYDEESYILQSSLKPKGRTTSNPMKVVRGGSWRDPSYFLQVATRDRENADSARCYIGFRTVVSAPGPGLLNEANTPQSGRNAK
- the porL gene encoding type IX secretion system motor protein PorL/GldL — its product is MAIPKKVMNFCYGMGAAVVIVGALFKITHMELGPLNGNNMLTVGLLVEALIFAISAFEPVDEDLDWARVYPELKGGEPRAMQVAGNVGVTGTVSTSAVGGSSSSQRSTAPAYAAASVSSQPAVAQPTMERSLLSEKLDNILKEAKIDGNLMESLRDSIKNFESAAKGIAPTVDAVASSNRYAEEMATAASQLETLNTMYKVQLESATKNADINREVAENNLKLKEQMMSLTSNLSTLNAVYGGMLSAMGKTAN
- the porM gene encoding type IX secretion system motor protein PorM/GldM, whose protein sequence is MASGKQTPRQKMINLMYLVFIAMMALNMSKEVLTAFGLMNEKFESANANAEDTNKVLLAGLAMKAEDEPARYTDPYEKAKQVEKLSTEFYNYIGSLKGDATKGFEIDSETKKLPYEQMDKGQTIDYGWFEGEGLSAKGKEIMGRIAKYKSDFKAIVGNDVKYKFLVEDIEKRFNTSAVKNKDGKDIPYLDYHFKGYPAVSSLAYLSSMQNDVRQLEHEAYNLFLGNSLKQAASMKNYQAMVIPDKAVYYQGEPIKYKVVLGRYDTSTVPTSVVVNGATIPQSRIKAGQVEGTSTASGLGEHKFTGKFTFMEDGEPIVVDILNSNYMVVSRPSSATISADKMNVVYIGLDNPISITVEGITSDKVTASATNGTLKKIGNGKFMFTPSAGKEAVITATGTMPDGKAITSKQVFRIRPLPRPRGLIRGEPDAKGPASNLAQVSISAKMEDFEFETNLRVTQYTIVFPGMGSEVVNGGGALTPSAQAKANRLRPGDVVRIVNIKAKLVENPNVVIKDPTNATFTIQ
- the porN gene encoding type IX secretion system ring protein PorN/GldN, with amino-acid sequence MKNIKNLFLTACALIVSGATFAQNNILNAQSPNEIGDESIEEIYAKADGPIPYEYVNDRDIIFQKKVWEVLPLDQRQNLVYYFPMEETMDRKPLWNILKDAVMNKKINEVYEDENFKFKLNIKDLESKFMRKDTTEIGKEQLMLEGKIDEQYMYTTVIRPSDVKEYRTMGMWYLDRNAGELKYRLLGLAPVVTDIATKGEEFEQAVPLFWIFFPDARDVLYNSYAYNEKNPAMKINFDYLFNARKFSSTIYKADNIYGDRNISDYVQGNAMMQLLEAERIKESIREFEDDLWNY